A genomic window from Anas platyrhynchos isolate ZD024472 breed Pekin duck chromosome 13, IASCAAS_PekinDuck_T2T, whole genome shotgun sequence includes:
- the CAV3 gene encoding caveolin-3 (The RefSeq protein has 2 substitutions compared to this genomic sequence), protein MAEEQSELDERIIIKDQHAKEIDLVNRDPKRINEDVVKVDLEDVIAEPVGTYSFDGVWKTSYTTFTVSKYWCYRLLSAILGIPLAVVWGFLFALISFCHIWAVVPCIKSYLIEIQCVSRIYSLCIHTFCDPLFEALSKICSNIRVALRKET, encoded by the exons ATGGCAGAGGAGCAGAGCGAGCTGGACGAGAGGATCATCATCAAGGACCAACACACCAAGGAGATCGACCTGGTGAACAGAGACCCGAAGCGGATAAATGAAGACGTTGTGAAG GTGGATTTTGAAGACGTGATAGCTGAGCCAGTGGGAACGTACAGCTTTGACGGTGTCTGGAAAACCAGCTACACCACCTTCACCGTCAGCAAGTACTGGTGCTACCGCCTGCTTTCTGCCATCCTGGGAATCCCCCTGGCCGTGGTCTGGGGCTTCCTCTTTGCCCTCATCTCCTTCTGCCACATCTGGGCGGTGGTGCCCTGCATCAAGAGCTACCTGATTGAGATCCAGTGCGTCAGCCGCATCTACTCCCTCTGCATCCACACCTTCTGCGACCCGCTCTTCGAGGCGCTCTCCAAGATCTGCAGCAACATCAGAGTTGCTCTGCGGAAGGAAACCTAA